gttgtccgttacaactcaaactcaataaaattgatatcattttctccttattcgtcgtatttctatttgaattatacattgtcttgtactcttgttccaaattgttgtataaatccaaatttcaaattaaaaaaaaaaaattcgaaccgcgaaaccgccggttccgaaccggaaccgccggttttcgaaccggaaccgtgaaatagcctcacggaccggttccggttccgccttcaaccaaaccggaaccggcggttccgaaccgtgggcaacactaggCGCACTGCAATTCAACCGAGGCTCTCTTAATTGGGGGAGTGGATAAGGAAACCAATCTAAATTTCTCTGTATCAACAATGTCAATCTCTTCTCTCTCCGCAACCATCCCCACCACCTCCAagcgctcctcctcctcctcctcctcctccaccccctcctcctccttcctcctccgcctccccTTGAAGCGcttctcctccctctctctcaatgCCTCCCCCTCCAAACCCCCGACCATCTCCGCCTCAATGGAGGCCGGAATCGGCCTCATGGCCACCAAATTAGGCATGATGTCCTACTTCGACAACACCGGCCAAGTCATCCCCGTCACCATCGTCGGCTTCCGCGAGGGCAACATTGTCACTCAGGTGAAGACGAAGGCCACCGACGGCTACGACGCCGTCCAAGTCGGTTACCGCAGGATTCGCGACCGGAAACTCACTAAACCGGAGCTCGGTCACTTGGAGAAGTCCGGAATCATTCCGCTCCGCCACTTGCAGGAGTTCCGGCTGCAGTCGGTCGAAGGATTCGAGCCCAATCAGCGCCTGGCGTTGGAGGAGCTTTTTAAGGAAGGCGATTTAGTCGACGTTTCCGGAACTACCATTGGAAAAGGGTTCCAAGGTACAATTTCGCGATTTTCATTAGCTGCTGCAATCATTCTGCCATTGCTTCTTTTTTTGCTATCTAGGTTAGAAATTGAATCGCAACATGTCAATTGCTACAATAATTGAGACCTTAGAGTAAATTTTAACGGTAGGAGGGAGAAGCGAAGAAGaaactataattattttagCGTAGACACATAAAATTGAGCATAGATACATAAAAGGATGAAGCTGTGATTATTTTAGCTGTAATTACAGAAAAATTATTCACCATAATTTGAATATATTCGATGAGATGGAGCGTAGATGCATAAAAGGATGTTGTTGGTTGAGAATATAAAACTATCTGTTTTGGAGATGTGTTCGTGAATTGATATTTGAGTATGCTAATATTAACTATTATTAGGTGGAATCAAGAGACACAATTTCAAGAGAGGGCTTATGACTCACGGGTCCAAGAGCCATAGGCAACTCGGCTCCATTGGTGCCGGAACTACTCCAGGACGTGTCTACCCGGGCAAGAAAATGCCCGGGAGAATGGGAGGCACCAAGACGAAGATCAGAAAGCTCAAGGTTATCAAGATCGACAATGAACTCAATGTCGTGATGATCAAAGGTGCCGTTCCTGGTAAACCGGGCAACCTGCTCCGCATCACACCGGCCAAAATCGTGGGAAAGAATATCCCCCAAAAGTAGCCTCACTCTGTAATCTATGATCTTCAGTAAGTAGCTTTTGAAATTCTTGTTTGAATTGAGCCTAGTTTGTTATTGCTGGTTGAATTCATTTTTGAGGCTACAGGAATGGAAATTTTCTGCAATATATGTTTAAGTGATTACAGTAATAATGCTACTTTAATTGTTGCTTCAAAATGAATTAGTCCTACACAAATAACCAGTAAGGTAGATCATGCCTTTGGCCTAATATGATGTAGCACAGGAGCTAACTAGTTACCAGAGAAGTCAGGCTCAGGTGGTTTAGCCAATTTGATCTTCCCAGCACCTGATTTGGCACGAATTCTGCTGACTCCACGCATAGCGTTGCTAGCGAATCTCGTGGCAAACAAGGTTGTCTTAAACCTGGAAGAACTACCTGTATCCGTCCTCGACGAGGTGCTTGGACCCATCAGTCGAGCTTGCACATCATCTTCATAGTAATCATCTTCGCTGCTGTAATCCGATCCACTGTCGTCACACTCACTCTGGTTAAGCTCAGCAACCTTTCTTCTTGAATGCCGACGCCATGCTGCTTGAATAAAAGTGGCTGCCCAAGTCCTCCACTGCTGTGAGTAGTATCGGAATGTCTGCTGCACCTGTCGGCTATGGAGGCGCCTAAACTGACTGGTGATGAACTTCAGTTCGTCAGCTGTAAGAGCGAAAGCCTCCACCTCTGTCAAAGCTTTGACAGTACGTGTGGATGGTGGGAAGTTGGAAGCAGCCTTAGGATCCAGAGCCCATGTGAGGAGCTCCTCTCCACAGAAATCGCCTTCTCTCAGGGTGCCTCGATTGAAGAAACCCGATCTCCCACCATCTGTTGTCACACTGTCCAGGCGGCCGCGGATGATGAAGAGCATTTCATCCACCGGGTCTCCTTCACGAAGCACGAATGTGTTGTCTGTGTATAAACTGGGTTTAAGCCTCTCACAAATGGCATCGAGCAATCGATCATCCATGTTTGCAAAGAGAGGGACCTGAACATTTATCATATGAAATGAAATCGAATGGGAAGCTTTGCTAGCTCAGTCGTCTAATCAGTAGAGTATACTTACTCGTCTAACTAAATTGAGACAGAGGTGCCTTTTGATGTCTCTTCTAAGGTCTTTTGGTAAGTTTTGGACCAAGCTCTCTTCATCGACTCCTCTCGTTTCCATCCATTTGTATTGATCATAGCGTCGCACTCTTTCCCT
This DNA window, taken from Salvia splendens isolate huo1 chromosome 18, SspV2, whole genome shotgun sequence, encodes the following:
- the LOC121776225 gene encoding 50S ribosomal protein L3, chloroplastic-like, producing MSISSLSATIPTTSKRSSSSSSSSTPSSSFLLRLPLKRFSSLSLNASPSKPPTISASMEAGIGLMATKLGMMSYFDNTGQVIPVTIVGFREGNIVTQVKTKATDGYDAVQVGYRRIRDRKLTKPELGHLEKSGIIPLRHLQEFRLQSVEGFEPNQRLALEELFKEGDLVDVSGTTIGKGFQGGIKRHNFKRGLMTHGSKSHRQLGSIGAGTTPGRVYPGKKMPGRMGGTKTKIRKLKVIKIDNELNVVMIKGAVPGKPGNLLRITPAKIVGKNIPQK